The following coding sequences are from one Rhineura floridana isolate rRhiFlo1 chromosome 2, rRhiFlo1.hap2, whole genome shotgun sequence window:
- the YY1 gene encoding transcriptional repressor protein YY1 isoform X2, with the protein MASGDTLYIATDGSEMPAEIVELHEIEVETIPVETIETTVVGGEEDDDEDDDDECCEDCGPHHPPHRRHHHHHHHHHHHPPMIALQPLVTDGDPSGGGVGAGGGQLHLHHHPHHQEVILVQTREEVVGGDDSDGLRADDGFEDQILIPVPAPAGEDEYIEQTLVTVAAAGSKGSSGGGGGSSSGGGRVKKGGGSGKKSSKKSYLTGSGGGAEGGGGGRKWEQKQVQIKTLEGEFSVTMWASDIDHETVVEEQIIGENSPPDYSEYMTGKKLPPGGIPGIDLSDPKQLAEFARMKPRKIKEDDAPRTIACPHKGCTKMFRDNSAMRKHLHTHGPRVHVCAECGKAFVESSKLKRHQLVHTGEKPFQCTFEGCGKRFSLDFNLRTHVRIHTGDRPYVCPFDGCNKKFAQSTNLKSHILTHAKAKNNQ; encoded by the exons ATGGCCTCGGGAGATACCTTGTACATCGCCACGGACGGCTCGGAGATGCCGGCCGAGATCGTGGAGCTGCACGAGATCGAGGTAGAGACCATCCCGGTGGAGACTATCGAGACCACCGTGGTGGGCGGCGAGGAGGACGACGACGAGGACGACGACGACGAGTGCTGCGAGGACTGCGGCCCTCACCACCCGCCCCACCGCcggcaccatcaccaccaccaccaccatcaccaccacccgcCCATGATTGCCCTGCAGCCGCTCGTAACCGACGGCGACCCCAGCGGCGGCGGAGTCGGGGCCGGCGGGGGCCAGCTCCACCTGCACCACCACCCGCACCATCAAGAGGTGATCCTGGTGCAGACCCGCGAGGAGGTGGTAGGGGGAGACGACTCGGACGGCTTGCGGGCGGACGACGGCTTCGAGGACCAGATCCTGATCCCGGTGCCGGCTCCGGCCGGTGAGGATGAGTACATCGAGCAGACTCTGGTCACCGTCGCGGCCGCGGGCAGCAAAGGCAGCTcgggtggcggcggcggctctTCTTCGGGCGGCGGTCGGGTGAAGAAAGGCGGTGGCAGCGGCAAGAAGAGCAGTAAGAAGAGTTACCTGACGGGAAGCGGCGGCGGGGCTGAagggggcggcggcggcaggaaatGGGAGCAGAAGCAGGTGCAGATCAAGACCCTGGAGGGGGAGTTCTCGGTCACCATGTGGGCCTCGG ACATTGACCATGAGACTGTGGTGGAAGAGCAGATCATTGGTGAGAATTCCCCGCCTGACTACTCGGAGTACATGACAGGAAAGAAACTGCCGCCTGGAGGAATACCTGGCATCGATCTTTCGGACCCCAAACAGCTGGCTGAATTTGCAAG AATGAAGCCAAGAAAAATCAAAGAAGATGATGCTCCAAGAACGATAGCCTGTCCTCACAAA GGCTGCACAAAAATGTTCAGGGACAACTCTGCCATGAGGAAGCATCTGCACACTCACGGGCCTCGGGTACACGTCTGTGCAGAATGTGGCAAGGCCTTTGTGGAGAGCTCAAAACTAAAGCGGCACCAGCTAGTTCATACTGGAGAGAAGCCCTTTcag TGCACGTTTGAAGGTTGTGGCAAACGCTTTTCACTGGACTTCAATTTGCGCACACATGTGCGAATTCATACTGGAGACAGGCCCTATGTGTGCCCTTTCGATGGCTGTAATAAGAAGTTCGCTCAGTCAACTAACCTGAAATCTCACATCTTAACACATGCTAAGGCCAAAAACAACCAGTGA
- the YY1 gene encoding transcriptional repressor protein YY1 isoform X1: MASGDTLYIATDGSEMPAEIVELHEIEVETIPVETIETTVVGGEEDDDEDDDDECCEDCGPHHPPHRRHHHHHHHHHHHPPMIALQPLVTDGDPSGGGVGAGGGQLHLHHHPHHQEVILVQTREEVVGGDDSDGLRADDGFEDQILIPVPAPAGEDEYIEQTLVTVAAAGSKGSSGGGGGSSSGGGRVKKGGGSGKKSSKKSYLTGSGGGAEGGGGGRKWEQKQVQIKTLEGEFSVTMWASDDKKDIDHETVVEEQIIGENSPPDYSEYMTGKKLPPGGIPGIDLSDPKQLAEFARMKPRKIKEDDAPRTIACPHKGCTKMFRDNSAMRKHLHTHGPRVHVCAECGKAFVESSKLKRHQLVHTGEKPFQCTFEGCGKRFSLDFNLRTHVRIHTGDRPYVCPFDGCNKKFAQSTNLKSHILTHAKAKNNQ; this comes from the exons ATGGCCTCGGGAGATACCTTGTACATCGCCACGGACGGCTCGGAGATGCCGGCCGAGATCGTGGAGCTGCACGAGATCGAGGTAGAGACCATCCCGGTGGAGACTATCGAGACCACCGTGGTGGGCGGCGAGGAGGACGACGACGAGGACGACGACGACGAGTGCTGCGAGGACTGCGGCCCTCACCACCCGCCCCACCGCcggcaccatcaccaccaccaccaccatcaccaccacccgcCCATGATTGCCCTGCAGCCGCTCGTAACCGACGGCGACCCCAGCGGCGGCGGAGTCGGGGCCGGCGGGGGCCAGCTCCACCTGCACCACCACCCGCACCATCAAGAGGTGATCCTGGTGCAGACCCGCGAGGAGGTGGTAGGGGGAGACGACTCGGACGGCTTGCGGGCGGACGACGGCTTCGAGGACCAGATCCTGATCCCGGTGCCGGCTCCGGCCGGTGAGGATGAGTACATCGAGCAGACTCTGGTCACCGTCGCGGCCGCGGGCAGCAAAGGCAGCTcgggtggcggcggcggctctTCTTCGGGCGGCGGTCGGGTGAAGAAAGGCGGTGGCAGCGGCAAGAAGAGCAGTAAGAAGAGTTACCTGACGGGAAGCGGCGGCGGGGCTGAagggggcggcggcggcaggaaatGGGAGCAGAAGCAGGTGCAGATCAAGACCCTGGAGGGGGAGTTCTCGGTCACCATGTGGGCCTCGG ATGACAAAAAAGACATTGACCATGAGACTGTGGTGGAAGAGCAGATCATTGGTGAGAATTCCCCGCCTGACTACTCGGAGTACATGACAGGAAAGAAACTGCCGCCTGGAGGAATACCTGGCATCGATCTTTCGGACCCCAAACAGCTGGCTGAATTTGCAAG AATGAAGCCAAGAAAAATCAAAGAAGATGATGCTCCAAGAACGATAGCCTGTCCTCACAAA GGCTGCACAAAAATGTTCAGGGACAACTCTGCCATGAGGAAGCATCTGCACACTCACGGGCCTCGGGTACACGTCTGTGCAGAATGTGGCAAGGCCTTTGTGGAGAGCTCAAAACTAAAGCGGCACCAGCTAGTTCATACTGGAGAGAAGCCCTTTcag TGCACGTTTGAAGGTTGTGGCAAACGCTTTTCACTGGACTTCAATTTGCGCACACATGTGCGAATTCATACTGGAGACAGGCCCTATGTGTGCCCTTTCGATGGCTGTAATAAGAAGTTCGCTCAGTCAACTAACCTGAAATCTCACATCTTAACACATGCTAAGGCCAAAAACAACCAGTGA
- the YY1 gene encoding transcriptional repressor protein YY1 isoform X3, whose amino-acid sequence MASGDTLYIATDGSEMPAEIVELHEIEVETIPVETIETTVVGGEEDDDEDDDDECCEDCGPHHPPHRRHHHHHHHHHHHPPMIALQPLVTDGDPSGGGVGAGGGQLHLHHHPHHQEVILVQTREEVVGGDDSDGLRADDGFEDQILIPVPAPAGEDEYIEQTLVTVAAAGSKGSSGGGGGSSSGGGRVKKGGGSGKKSSKKSYLTGSGGGAEGGGGGRKWEQKQVQIKTLEGEFSVTMWASDDKKDIDHETVVEEQIIGENSPPDYSEYMTGKKLPPGGIPGIDLSDPKQLAEFARMKPRKIKEDDAPRTIACPHKGCTKMFRDNSAMRKHLHTHGPRVHVCAECGKAFVESSKLKRHQLVHTGEKPFQVP is encoded by the exons ATGGCCTCGGGAGATACCTTGTACATCGCCACGGACGGCTCGGAGATGCCGGCCGAGATCGTGGAGCTGCACGAGATCGAGGTAGAGACCATCCCGGTGGAGACTATCGAGACCACCGTGGTGGGCGGCGAGGAGGACGACGACGAGGACGACGACGACGAGTGCTGCGAGGACTGCGGCCCTCACCACCCGCCCCACCGCcggcaccatcaccaccaccaccaccatcaccaccacccgcCCATGATTGCCCTGCAGCCGCTCGTAACCGACGGCGACCCCAGCGGCGGCGGAGTCGGGGCCGGCGGGGGCCAGCTCCACCTGCACCACCACCCGCACCATCAAGAGGTGATCCTGGTGCAGACCCGCGAGGAGGTGGTAGGGGGAGACGACTCGGACGGCTTGCGGGCGGACGACGGCTTCGAGGACCAGATCCTGATCCCGGTGCCGGCTCCGGCCGGTGAGGATGAGTACATCGAGCAGACTCTGGTCACCGTCGCGGCCGCGGGCAGCAAAGGCAGCTcgggtggcggcggcggctctTCTTCGGGCGGCGGTCGGGTGAAGAAAGGCGGTGGCAGCGGCAAGAAGAGCAGTAAGAAGAGTTACCTGACGGGAAGCGGCGGCGGGGCTGAagggggcggcggcggcaggaaatGGGAGCAGAAGCAGGTGCAGATCAAGACCCTGGAGGGGGAGTTCTCGGTCACCATGTGGGCCTCGG ATGACAAAAAAGACATTGACCATGAGACTGTGGTGGAAGAGCAGATCATTGGTGAGAATTCCCCGCCTGACTACTCGGAGTACATGACAGGAAAGAAACTGCCGCCTGGAGGAATACCTGGCATCGATCTTTCGGACCCCAAACAGCTGGCTGAATTTGCAAG AATGAAGCCAAGAAAAATCAAAGAAGATGATGCTCCAAGAACGATAGCCTGTCCTCACAAA GGCTGCACAAAAATGTTCAGGGACAACTCTGCCATGAGGAAGCATCTGCACACTCACGGGCCTCGGGTACACGTCTGTGCAGAATGTGGCAAGGCCTTTGTGGAGAGCTCAAAACTAAAGCGGCACCAGCTAGTTCATACTGGAGAGAAGCCCTTTcag GTGCCCTAA